The genomic window GGCTAACGAGCTGAGAGTGGCCGAGACAGAAGACATCCTGTATGGGGTTTTTGCAGAGGTGAATGATCAAGGTGAACCTCAGAAGAACTCAGCCTTGTGCGCCTTCCCTTTGACTAAAGTAGACCATGCAATTGACAAAGGTGTCGATGCGTGCTGCAAGTCAGGTCCAGAGCAGCTTTCCAGAGGACTCTGTCACTTCCAGCCGTGCGAGAGCTGCCCACATGAGGTGagtaactgtttttttaagcCTGGCTGTCGTCTGAAAACAGGAACAGTACAAAGGTCGTCCTGTGcccagacaggaagtgacctATCCAGACAAACAGTGTGTAATTAAGTCACCTGGGATCGGAACAGTAAAATTTGTCATTGAAATGCTATTGGTTAGCACTACATTCAGTGCATACAGTAAATCTTTACCTCTAAAATATTGTACGAAGGTgtgtaaagagagagagcagggccAGATGAGAGAACTGGGAGGGGTGGATGAGTCAGTAGTGTGACCTGCACATTGCCACACCGTTTCTCTGCTCTGTTAAGTTTCTTTCTCAATGAAAGAGTGGcagatatttacagtacagaccTCTGATATGAATACTGTTTCATcagttatatattttaagataacaccaattaatttataattatttaataactGCGCATACATGAAATCTTTCAACTGCTGtggtgtcatttttttaaaaaatgtgttctgGTCAGAACCCTTAATTGATACGCCACCagaggaaaaatgtaaatggaaGGTAAAGGCAGCTTGTCGGGTTAAATCTGAGAACAACATGCAAAGTATATTCTCAAAAAGACCTTCAAGGAATAGAGCATTTGGCTGTGGTTCCCAACGAAATAATAAAGGTGTGGTCTTTTCCTTTTATAGAGTTCAAACTGTCCTTTGAGCCATGTGTACACCTACAGGAATGCGTGCCAACAAACACAAGTTATAAATCCTGCTGATAAAAAGGTGGAATTTGAAGGGGAGGGACAGTGTTAGACCGTGGCTGGCATACATGTAGTTTATTTGAGCAGGAAATAGGAAGAATATTGAAGAAGTGAGGGGCAAGGAGAAATAATACCAGTCTTAATGTTGTCTTGAAACTGTAGTATTAAGTACTCCCTGAGTTCAAGtagtgtattttgtgttttacttgtaTACATTATGTACCGAGGCTTAAAATCCCAAAGTACAAAGTGACTGAAAAGATCAAATGACCTGAATTTAAGGCATTCGAATAGAGGGAAACAAACAGGGACATGTTGGGGCAGGTTAGCTAAATTGCTTCGCAGTGGAATGTTTACCATTAGTTTAACGTATCCTGTCTTTTTTGAATAATTACTCTTTATTAACTACTATGACTCACACTCTGCCAACCGTCCACACCCATCTATCATCCAATGCTTCACATGTATGAAGATATGAAAGATCCAGTTTCGGTAATGAACAATCTGCACTGAGAAACAGTCACCAAGTCAACATATGGAGCTAGAGTCACTGCTGTTTTATGACCCCGTTCCCCTCACATCTTGTACTGAGTCTAGAGCACTTCCTCTCTAGATGGATAAATTAAGATTCTCTCTGCTTCTACCCCTCTTCCTCTCACGCACAAGAATATGCATGTCTTTTTGTATTTCCTAGCAGGAGACTGATGCTGACAGAGACCCATTTCTAACTATGTACGAACACTTCTTTATGTATCTCCCCTGCTTTTACAGAGCTCTGAGGGCAACGACACATGCAGTGCCAAACCCACTCTGGTGTCAAAGCCGTACTACAGACTAGACCTCTTCAACAGGCAGATGAAAGATGTCCTGTTCACCGCTGTCCTTGTCACCAAAATTGGGAATCACACGCTGGGCCACTTTGGTACCTCAGATGGCAGGATACTGCAGGTAGCAAGATGCCTTGGGGGAAATAGTAAAGAAAGTTGCGACTTAGAATATAGAGTCATTATGTTGTGTCCTAATTtaataaactaaacatttgtacatttttagcGGGTGTACATAAGGACTTCAAAAACCATAATTTCCATAATTTCTCTGGTTTAGGTCATCCTGTCGACATACAGGACTATTGTTTTTGCCAACTATTCTCTTGGAGAAACCCAAGTATCCAGGACATCAGCTGTGTACTCAGAGGATTCACTTCTTTTTGTAGTTGGAAATAAGGTACGTTTTGTGTAATATCTACCACAACTTCTCTTTTAGCTCTtctcttttagtttttttccacCCCAGCTccttttgactctttttttaaaaacgtttTACTTCATCcatgtcttcctctttctcttatCAAGATGTTCAGGGTGCCATCTGTAGGACCGGGTTGTGAACATTTTATGACTTGCTCCACGTGTTTGACGGCTCCAAGCTTCATGAACTGTGGCTGGTGTTCGGGAATCTGCTCGAGGCAACATAAGTGTACCTCGCAGTGGAACAAAAAGTCTTGCGCACCTGTCATAACAGAGGTAGATCTGCTGCTGGGTGTAACTGATGTCAATGCATGAAGTTTAAACACCTTTAATCACTGATTGTATTGAGACACTGATTGTTATTCTGGATGTgaatttttttctctgcagtttttcCCCAAAACGGCACCTGCTGGTGGTGAAACAGAGCTGACGCTGTGCGGTTGGGAGTTTCAGTCTCCTCTGCGACCAGCCATCATCAGCGGACAAACTCACAGCATCACAGTGGGCTCAGGGACCGTGTGCACTGTCCTGCCTGAAAAGAGCAATAGTGAAGAGTGAGTAGCACAAAAAAGTATACATGCAAAATATACAGAATGCTGCACACAATTCAGCATTTATGTTGAGAGTCCTGGACACTGCTGGCCACAAGCTGTCAAATGAAGTGTAGTGCTGGGTTGATATGagctaaaacagctgttttcacatttgtgacaatgcatttttcagatagtaAACGTAAGGGGATAGAACTTTCTCAGAGCATAAGGAACATCATCTGAGAAATTCAAAATTTGGattaaattcattaaattatGAGATTTGCAAATGttccatttttaaatcaaaatacagCATTTACAGATGTCTTTGTATCATAGAGTATCAAGCGCTGGACATACACAATAGTTGTAGCATTCTCTTGTGTATAgtagaaacattttttgtgtactgtgtaaatgtttttgtccaGCAGCCACATTTGTTACTGTTCATTTCTGTCAAGCTGCTGGCTCACTGGAATACATCCAGCTACAGAGTTCATAGACACATCATCCCTTGTATCGTTAATACAGGCTTGTTTGCAAGATTCAGGAAAAAATACCAAACCAGAACCTCACGATCACTCTGGAAGTTCATGAGGGGGACGTGGAGGGCGTCTACTCAATTGATGGCATAGAGCAGGTGCATGGCATCTCTTTTGTGGTGAGAATGATAACTTTTATACAAATTCTGTatcaatacacatttatttataaaaataatatgtGGACTGTCATGTTATATTGTAAAGTGATAAAATAATCACCTCTGTCTAATCAGGAGCCTAACATAACAGAAATCCTGCCTGACTATGGACCCATGTTTGGAGGAACACTGGTTACACTGACAGGCAGATATCTTAATTGTGGGGTAAAGAGAGATGTCTTCATTGCTGACAAAAAGTGTAACATTCAAAGGTGAGCAACACCCGCTTTCATGTTAACTCATGGCTATGGTCAACACCACATTAATGTGGTTCAGACATCCTTTAATTAAGggatttatataatataatatagaaCAGTATTGGTTACTGTGATCTTGATTCTTTTCAGTACTCTTGAAAGAAATGGGACTTCTTCGATTGTCTGCCTCACAGCGGCTGTAACAGGTGTCAGGAAGGTACCTGTGAAAGTCGTCATTGACAGCTTTCAAGTGACTACCACTAAGATGTTCCTCTACAAGAACAACCCTGTTATAAATTCTGTACATCCTAACTGTAGTTTCAGAAGGTAGGACACAAATGAATTAATCTAACTTGGAAAAAAATACCCTCCATTGCCTCATCgtaagaaaacagtaaaatgttatcaatgttatatttaaaaatgctcGTTTATACTGTCATACAGAGGCTCCAAGTTGGTGATAGAGGGTCAAGATCTTGACTCTGCCCACAAAACTGTGGTCCAGTATATTCCCAAAAATGCCCGCATGAAATCTTATCAACAAGTAAGTTTGTTCTTCGACTTTATCCTTGTGAAAGACTTTATAGACACAATACAACTACAGTATTGAGCTGAATTGAATTCAGTTTAATTCACAccaattaattaaatttttacCTGTCTGCtgggaaataaaacatttaacatttattaacGATAACACATCAACTGAAGTGAACTTTGTGAAGCAGAATTTCATCAATGAATAGCCAGCCATAGTCTCTCATTCTTACTTTCTGAATATTGCTTTCTTATTATGCCAAACAGTTAGTTGTGATTTCAAACACTATTTCATGTGCTGATTTCCCTTCAGGTCTGCAACAGCAAGGCGAATGCCACCCACACGGAGTGCCGGGCCCCTGTTATTCCACTCGACATGTTAGAGGAAAAGCTTGACACAGGAGAGATTTTTATACACATGgatggaaaaagaaatgtcTGGTCGGGACGTTTTGACTACCATCCTGATGCCAAAGTCATTCCCTTTGAAAGTGATGACGGTGTTTTACTTCTAAAACCAGGAGACAATGAGGTTTCACTGCATGTATGTTTTTCTCCCCACATCTATTTATATAACGTAATTTGCAACACGTCTGCATTAAAATCTCATAATATCTTCTATGCAAAACCTACAAATTGccttttaacttttaaacttCTTTGTCACCCACACAACAGCATGACAAACTGAATACTGTCAACTCATGTATGAACATCACAATGACCATTGGGGGTGTGAACTGTAATGCCAGGGTTCTGTTAAATGAGCTGACCTGCAGGATTCCTAAAGGCCTTATTATCCCCAGTGAGGGATTACTTGTCAAGGTGACAAAATCTGCTTTTAAATAATCTACTTTAACCcaaatatatgcacatatatactgtaattaaatCATTACATTTAACATGAGCTATCGCCTGTTCCACTCCACAACTGCAGGTGTATGTGAATGGGGAAGTTTCTGATGTGGGCACTGTGGTCCATCATGAGAGCAACAATTACACAGTTATTGTGGGCATTGTGCTGGGCATCCTTGCTGCCTTGGTGGTAGGTGCTGGACTCGCGTTATTTGTGATGATCCatttgaggaagaaaaagagaggtgAGAAAAATTCAGTCTTGATATATTTTACTAAACTTGCAACTGtgataaaaatctgtaaaaataaGCTCATTCTGTGCCACAGTCTGTTTATTATTAACCTGACAAACTTTGACTTTTTCCTCTGACCtcactgtgtatttttgtagtttattGTTCAGTGATTTTCATTGATCAAATGTATCCTTTTAGCCAGCATAGAGAATCGGTTATCAACAATGCTTTCACGGAACCGCATGGGCAGCAATCAGGATTTTTCACCAACAGGTGACTACAGACGGGGTGAGGCATCCCAATttcattaatttgttcattcatCAATCCATATTCCAAATGTCAATCAGTTCTTCCATCTATGCATTCCCGTCCCTCTTCCCTGTCTGTTATCTGTACACCCTTGGAAgtactatatatgtatatatataccgCATATATTTTATAGATCATTGTACTATTatacagagacttttaaataaatacatgcatTAAAAAACATAGGTGAAAATCTgtcatcaaatattttatattctgttggTGATGAATTTATGAATTCAACAACCAATTTAAGAGACATAGAAAATACTGATCACACAGTCTGTTTGGGTTGCACCAAAATATGTGATGACTTTTAAGTAGAACAATTTTATAAAGTCCAGTTTGGTTTAATTTTTCttccatgtgtgtttttctctgtgtgttccaGTTGACTTGACCAGTCAAACATCAGGTTCAGGAGGAATGGCGTTCCATGGTTTACTGTACGCTGCCAGCTATGATCATCTGTCCATTCCTCTACTGCCACGGGACAATATCTCAATGGTCAGTTTAAGCTCTGAACTCCTTGAAGAGGTCAAAGATGTCCTGATCCCTGCTGATATGCTTCGAATTGAGGACAGTCAGATTATTGGCAAAGGTGAGCCTCTTGGCTTTATCGttgttcctttctttcttttagcaCAAAATAATCCCTACAACcacttttttccctctccttcaTATTCAGGTCACTTTGGGACAGTTTATCATGGATACCTGATAGACAGCAGTAAGCAAGAGATGCACTGTGCTGTTAAATCATTGAACAGTatgttaaagttttattttataatgaaaattatCATTATAGGAGCTCTTGCCAGTTGGACTAGTCTATATAACAGAATGTGTTGTATTAATAGGGATCACAGATTTAGGAGAGGTGGACCAGTTCCTCAGAGAGGGCATCATCATGAAAGGTTTCGACCATCCCAACATCCTGTCCCTGCTAGGCATCATGCTGCCTAAAGAAGGGCTCCCTCTGGTGGTTCTGCCGTATATGAAACATGGGGATGTGCGTCATTTCATTCGCTCTGACAAAAGGGTAAATTACGCAATGAAACTCTCTGGACCAGTCGGGTCATGACCATGAATATTTGGTCTGTTCACCTGACGAGGGTTTTTACTATTTCAACACATGTGCTTTGAGCTGGTCAGCTGTTTTACTATTTCTTTGTCGTCCACACAGAACCCAACAGTAAAAGACCTGATTGGCTTTGGGCTACAGGTTGCCAAGGGGATGGAGTATTTAGCCCAGAAGAAATTTGTCCACAGAGACCTGGCTGCACGTAActgcatgtgagtgtgaatCATACACTGATTACTGGCCCATGACAAAGCTCGGTCTCACCTACAAGAGGCCATTTCACAGTCTGCTGTGAAATTGATGTGTCATCTTGGTGATGTATCATAAAGGTGCAGTCAAGTTAtcaaatatatgtatgtatttaggTGGCAAATAAATTGTTCACAGTGGTTTTGTTGCGTTTTGTATTTGTTCTTCATCATgattaaacatttgtttttgagCTAAGTATTTTCAAGTTCAACAATCCCACCAGATAAAAAGTATGACAGTAATTGGTgaaaatttagattttattttattaatgtcatTTCACATGGAATCATAACTTTTTTAGACACTGGTGATTTTTTGATCTGTTCAGTTGTCAGTGCATATCTGCACTGACAACTTTTTTGGATGCAATTGGAAAATACAATGGATACTGttctcattttctgacttttcactttttctgcATCCCACCCCTGTGCATGTCAGATCCCTGATGGAATAACACAGATTTTCCAAACTGGCCTAAATTAAAGTTTATCCAGATCCTCTTGAGGATACCTTCACTCTAAATATACGTTGTCTGAAGAGGAGCTGGCTAGGAGATGACCTTCCTTCTCTTTTCAGGCTGGATGAAACCTTCACAGTGAAGGTGGCTGACTTTGGCATGGCGAGGGACATCTATGACAAGGAGTACTACAGCATTCAAGATCAAAAACGGGCAAAGCTACCAGTGAAGTGGATGGCCATTGAGAGCTTGCAAACACAGAAGTTCACTACTAAGTCCGATGTGGTGAGTGTgctgaaatatgtttattatatatttcatatatgtATACTACTGTCTTACATTGCTTGTCTGTTTTACAGTGGTCATACGGTGTCTTGATGTGGGAGTTGTTGACCAGAGGTGCCAGCCCATATCCAAACGTGGACCCCTATGACATCACACATTACCTGTTGAAAGGACGTCGGCTTCCACAGCCACAGTTTTGTCCTGATACTCTGTAAGTATCACATATGCTTCTGCATCTTCTTGAGATTCATTTCTATGTTATactcagtttaatattttattctgaaGCTCACAGTGGCCATCATTTAATAGTTTACTTACCAGCTTACATATTTACTAATGTACTTCCTCAGTGACTCATTTACACATTGAATCATTCCACAGCTATTCTATCATGCTGACATGTTGGGACCCAGAGCCTGAGTGCAGACCTACCTTCCATAGCCTTGTTACAGAAGTACAACACATCCTGTCCTGTCTGGCAGGAGAGCACTACATCAGTCTGAAGGTTACCTATGTCAACTTAGACCAGCCAAGGCCTTACCCTTCGCTGACTGGATCTGCAGATGAGGCCGAGGGTTCAGACTTGGACACAGACAGTTATGCTGTCAGCTGAGGGTCTCGAAGCCCTAAGACTCTCTGACAGGATTACAGGATCCTGGTCAAAGCATACAGGAAGATGGACAGCTTGCCCTGGATCCATTTATATGTGACATAAATTCTTGATCACATTTACAAACCAGAGTGCATGGAAGTTTTGGCTACTGAAGACACTGTAGTACCTTAAACTCTTGCTGGAGTAGAGACAAAATCACACTTGAAGTTCTCTATCCTGTTCCTACATATTGTTTGTAGCAAAATATACATAGCATGTCGATGGAAGGTTTTTATAAATCATCAAGCACAAGCGTGAATGAGACAAAATGAATGTAGAATGTGCTTTTGTTCTCAGATTTGTAGAAAAGGATGTCGGGGTACTTGAGaatattttatgctgttataCGTAGATATGTCTCTAAGTCAGTGTTTTAGACTGTTAAACATGGGATTAATGAATACTGACTTGAGCTCAGgggtcaacatttttttcttttttttggtcatatttTTCTAAATGCATATGAAATCAGTAGATTAACCCAATCTACTCAGATTTAGAGCTATCGATAATCAAAAATCTCTGCATCTTTTAAATTATACAGTGAGGTTTCTGTGCTGTGCACATTGCAGCTGAGGCTTGGAAACACAGCCAGTATGCTTTTCACTAGGTACCTGTCATTATCACTAGAGGGCACCCAAGGCATCCTTCTAAAGCGTACACACTCGCTGCTGCAGTGACGCTCTGCACTACAGCAAACCGATCAACACAACAAGGTGTTACACAAACCGTTCACCTGAATCTCAGACATCCACACTTGCTGTTTCACTGAGCAAATGTAACAAGCTCAGTCTGTCAACTCAATCAACATAGCATTACATTGTTGTTCATAATTGTTCATAATGCACAATTTGGGAAATTGTACACAGTTTCttgcatttaattaaaatgatctcCACTGCTGATTAGACAAGGCATTTTAGAATGTATGCACTGATTTTTCAACTTTTGGACTGACGATGCAGTGTGGTTAAACCAACCAAAGAAATAGTTCATGTCATCCAACAATCTTTCTACCAGACGTGtacttgatatttttttgttaatgctacattttctcttcttccaTCCAAGATCAAACTGGTGTTGCTTTGCTGTACAGTAGGTTGCACTGTAAAGACTGTTTTTATACAGATAAATGGTTGCACATAAGCATGTCAAATGTCTCcccatacttttttttttgcctaattCTGAactaatactaaaaaaaaaaatctgctgcaGATGAGCAAATGAGACAGTTCTACCTGAAAACCTCAcctaaaatattatttttatctattttaatgGTGTAGTGGGGGAATGCAGATCACTACAGCAAGAGTAGTCACGAaagaggatcatcaaagttgCTGAAGAAAAAAGACGCTGAGTGTAATGACACAGGTCTCAGGCAGTAGCTCTGAGTTCGTCCTTGTCTTCTGCCAGGTGGAGgagatgaaaaacacacacgGTTAGAGGTCTGAATTATGTCAGCTCAACCAGAGTGAAAACTGCATGCTTCCACCTAATCTGTGTATCTAGCATTTGTAATACTCTCTATGAATAATTTATGGGtctaaaaaaagatttatttttttttatcccttgCCTTCAGGTACTGAAAAGGTGGCAGTAATAATGAAGCTCTAGTTGTGTTCAGATGGAGCAGGATTTGAAAATGAGGTGATGTTTCAAGCTGTTGACTGAACAGAAAGCCAAAATTATGGATATTTTTTGCTGTGAATAACGATGAGAGAGTTGCTTTTATTTAAGTCATGTAAAGTCAAACAGGATTATCTGCTCTTTCAATTTTTATCAgcactaagaaaaaaaaaagatctggcTACCACTGATTCAATCCAGATTGTTTATAAAAAACGTATTTATAGACGGCACACAGTGAAGAAGAACTGGTGCAGTGGGGAAAACAGAGGGTTAGACATGCAATAAATATTATGAGACACAGCATGTGCCTGCACCTCAGCATGGTATGACAACCAAACTGTTCTGTCAAGTTCTATAAAGGCTCCCAGATGCCATGAAATAACCATAACTTAAAAGCAAGTCTCTCACTTGATTTCTGTATAGATTTATCCTCATTATAGTGTCAGCTTGCAGAGTAATCTTGTAATTAACCGACCAGTGCAGTCTCTGGGATTGTATGAAACCATTGgcatttcaaataaaattcaGCATGAGACAAGGAAATGAAAAAGGGAAGAATGGCATCGGCATTGGAACTGAAAAAACCCTCCTGGCATCGAAAAAGCTGTTTGAATTGCACAGAAGCATAAAAATAGTTTtgctcatatttattttttttttgcattctgaCTGAttctaattttttttcaatgtcagtgtttcctttttgtttttcaagatTTTGATTTCAATGCAGAGAACTCATGTTATACTGAGCAATTGCCAGGTGTGACCCTGTGAACAGACATACACTGTAAACAGAAAGTAAGCATGCACAGTCAACTTTCTATAGATTAAGTGTCAATAGTCTTCAGGTAGAGGGTTGGAATGGGGCACATTGTTGACTATGCTAtacttttttatactttaaaatattcagtaatttgttgatttaatcacttacatgaaaaaaaaaaatcatcaaggTAGTGCCTGGTCTCTGCACAGCTTAAAGGGGTAGTGCACAATTTAGTATTACAGTTCTATAAAGCTGAGGGACCTGCatgagacagattttaaaaagaattgTCAAAACCGAAGCAGCAGAAGCCCCTCAGCTTATAGTCTCTAGTAGAATGggggggaaaagaaaaatattctaatttaaaagaattttaaGAGTGTTCATGTGCATTAACAATATAGTTGCACTTTGTTCTTTATCAACTAAACTTCATTACCTTGAGTGGCTGTGATTAATCATATGTTGCTGATGAGgctttcatgtttgtttgcCTTTTCATCCACTTCATGCCAAGTCAGATATATCAGAGTTTCCAGAAAAATCTATGTTGATAGACTCTTATTTACAAGTTAGAAACTAGTAACTCCAATATTTATATTCTCATACTCCTCTAAGctacagaagacattatacattGATTTTCACTGACTGTGCACCTACTGAAAGATCAAATACACAAGTTTcagtttggtctgtttttcAGTTGCACCAGATATGTTCCTCCctcattacaaacacacacacatacacttgagGGGGAATAGCTACACTGAACAAGCTGAGAGCAGACCCCTGAAGTGTCTGGTCTAAAATTCCTTTTGTTGTCTTCaagtgtatatatttatacattttttacacttttatttcacaCTGCCCTGGTTTTGAAACAGGGTTTTGGCTGAAATCTGTGAAACTGCAAATATCATACAGCAGCTGTTGTGTGATTCATGACAAACTGGAcgagcaaataaaaaaaaaaactgtggctAGTGGTTTCCTGTCGAGACTTAGACAAATTTGTCCCACATACTAAACTGGTGAACACAAGGAAAAAGATGATTTGGACAGTCAGTTAAGCAAAATATTAACTTTAACTAGAGGTGCTATTCACAACCGATCAGTTAATGCATGTTAGGCATCAGTTGAGTATGTGTTTTGGGCTGGCAAACATAGACATGGTTTGttattaatgaaataatataattGTTTGGGGATTGAAGTGAAGTCGAAAGAGGCTCAGAGTCACCTCCTCCTGTACATACATGTCATTTCTCTTTATCAGGAACAGTAAGGTATCAATGAAGAGCCAACATCCTAAATGGACCactgcttttaaaatgacagatatGACAGTTGCAAATTTGGATTAGCTAATAATGATTTTTAGCCTGATGTAAACTAATTTTTTATGTGGCTAAATAAATCTTACATTTAGTTCAGGTTGTGATCgctcttttcctttctcttgaCTGGTCAGAAACACTGCTGAGAgttcactgacccacagaaAAACAATCAGTAACAAAATATCAGGGATGTTTGAAAAGAATCTGGATGTCCCAGACAAGGTTGTGAGCATGGAAGCAGCGTGACACTGACCCTCTCACAGCAGAACAGCGATGAAGCTCTGCTGACATATCCATTCCCACAGCTCGTCTGGAATTCATCTCGACAGGAATAATCTCACTATATAGTGAACGTTTGGCCTTAAACGAAAGTACCTGGCATCAGATATTCTGCACTGCAGCACTTTGTATAAAATGGCCTGAGACTATTAAGATAAAATAACTGGTCTGAGTTTTAAACTAGGCTGTGTATGCAGTCAAACTTTGAAGTTTTTCAACATCGCTCAAGGTCTCTCAGTTTTTAAAGATGTTGGTGAGACcaaggaggaagagcagagaaaGTATGATAATGAAACAAGAGAATGCATATTTGATTAGCTCcctaaaatatactgtatatacacagttTTGTCTGGTTTCTCCTTTTGTACCTTTGTATGCAGTGatttacatttaataacatGATTCTATATTCCTCActatttttatgcttttcttaaaaatgaagaaGTTATGGTGTAAATGcatatacaaaatacatttaaactaCTAATGTTATCATCCTAAAAGTTTGTTGATTGTGAGAAAACTAAAGCATAGCAAGTATTTTTTGAATTCTCATATTAATATTCTACTTTTTAAATTAccatttttcttaattaatggACTGAATCCTTTCGATCTTAAAAGTCAAACTTCCTGTGTAAAATATATTGCAAGTGGGTTTGTAGCCTTTCTCATACTTTTGTTCTCTGAATTGAATCTGTTATCCTTGAGCTTGTCTACCATCAGTAGATACCTGAATAGCGAGGCaatcttcctccctctcctttgCGCTTCTCCATTATTGCATTGCATTCAGATGGAAGATGAAGAGCTGGGAGGTCACAGATGGAGAGAAGTGTTATGTTTGTTCCAGTCTCTGTGCTTTGAGTGAATGTTTCCACAGATGGGAATATATTGAAAGGCAAACACAAATTTGCAGAGCAATGAAAGCACTTTAGAAGCACAAGGCCATGCCAGGCACATAGCTAACTGTACTTGTTAGgagttttttttcatcatccaTCTTGGACCATGTGCCAATGTGCAAGGGTATTTTGTGGCTTAAAATGCACACTCTGTTGCTGCAGAGATTCATGTAATACACActaaatactgtataatgttaTCAAGATATCCACAATAATGCAAATAAGTGAGACTTTCAGACTGTATGTTGAATATATACTGACCTTCTACTGCATTTCACCCTTGCTCTGGTTTCCATGTTTTGACTTATAGAGTTACTTCTGcataaataatgaaacagaTTTCGTCAACACCCATGCTTATTAAATTTTCATGTAATACCATTAAACTGCACACATAGCCACAAAAATGTATATTCACACACAGTACTGTTAGAAacagtgtgtttctctcttaCTGTTGTATGAAACTactaaatctgtaaatatactgtacactgttTATGCCTC from Thunnus maccoyii chromosome 3, fThuMac1.1, whole genome shotgun sequence includes these protein-coding regions:
- the LOC121893833 gene encoding macrophage-stimulating protein receptor-like isoform X2 — encoded protein: MVTWAALLTVCIWIQTQSASGQHKCPTTPRVLVDFTVNYSLPYVQTEKPIQNIAVNLDVQQREVYVASQNVIEAVNDTLHKTWEVKTGPVGSPDCKTCQLCDIETDPRDPVDTDNEVLLLDPVGSLLPYLYICGSTQHGICYFIDISFPQPEPRCLYKKEQNSPSNCPDCLASPLGTKVTIVEQGATSLFFVAASVNDKVTQRYPRRSISVLRPLSTEDGFHMLTNGLTVLPGLQNSYSIDYIYSFSTKDYVYFLSLQRENPSDSKSAFQTHLGRLPILIPETWMYREVVLECRFEPKRRRRRREGFRDIVYNGLQAAYFGRAGKDLANELRVAETEDILYGVFAEVNDQGEPQKNSALCAFPLTKVDHAIDKGVDACCKSGPEQLSRGLCHFQPCESCPHESSEGNDTCSAKPTLVSKPYYRLDLFNRQMKDVLFTAVLVTKIGNHTLGHFGTSDGRILQVILSTYRTIVFANYSLGETQVSRTSAVYSEDSLLFVVGNKMFRVPSVGPGCEHFMTCSTCLTAPSFMNCGWCSGICSRQHKCTSQWNKKSCAPVITEFFPKTAPAGGETELTLCGWEFQSPLRPAIISGQTHSITVGSGTVCTVLPEKSNSEELVCKIQEKIPNQNLTITLEVHEGDVEGVYSIDGIEQVHGISFVEPNITEILPDYGPMFGGTLVTLTGRYLNCGVKRDVFIADKKCNIQSTLERNGTSSIVCLTAAVTGVRKVPVKVVIDSFQVTTTKMFLYKNNPVINSVHPNCSFRRGSKLVIEGQDLDSAHKTVVQYIPKNARMKSYQQVCNSKANATHTECRAPVIPLDMLEEKLDTGEIFIHMDGKRNVWSGRFDYHPDAKVIPFESDDGVLLLKPGDNEVSLHHDKLNTVNSCMNITMTIGGVNCNARVLLNELTCRIPKGLIIPSEGLLVKVYVNGEVSDVGTVVHHESNNYTVIVGIVLGILAALVVGAGLALFVMIHLRKKKRASIENRLSTMLSRNRMGSNQDFSPTVDLTSQTSGSGGMAFHGLLYAASYDHLSIPLLPRDNISMVSLSSELLEEVKDVLIPADMLRIEDSQIIGKGHFGTVYHGYLIDSSKQEMHCAVKSLNRITDLGEVDQFLREGIIMKGFDHPNILSLLGIMLPKEGLPLVVLPYMKHGDVRHFIRSDKRNPTVKDLIGFGLQVAKGMEYLAQKKFVHRDLAARNCMLDETFTVKVADFGMARDIYDKEYYSIQDQKRAKLPVKWMAIESLQTQKFTTKSDVWSYGVLMWELLTRGASPYPNVDPYDITHYLLKGRRLPQPQFCPDTLYSIMLTCWDPEPECRPTFHSLVTEVQHILSCLAGEHYISLKVTYVNLDQPRPYPSLTGSADEAEGSDLDTDSYAVS